Proteins co-encoded in one Kribbella qitaiheensis genomic window:
- a CDS encoding DUF3099 domain-containing protein — translation MKRQKRVKAYVWLMGTCLTLIGLAWFVVRLFSIPVAIGMSCVAAVLPPIAVIVANRPED, via the coding sequence ATGAAGCGACAGAAGCGGGTGAAGGCCTACGTCTGGCTGATGGGGACCTGTCTGACCCTGATCGGCCTGGCTTGGTTCGTCGTGCGCCTGTTCTCGATCCCGGTCGCGATCGGGATGAGCTGCGTCGCCGCCGTCCTCCCACCGATAGCCGTGATCGTCGCCAACCGACCCGAAGACTGA
- a CDS encoding response regulator transcription factor produces the protein MAARVLVVEDAEAIRTAVGIALEDAGYLVLTRPDGELLERDLASFRPDLALLDVMLPGRDGFELLEVVRRLSSAGIVLLTARDAVEDRLHGLRTGADDYVVKPFVLAELIARVEAVLRRMGRLRTVLEIDDLQIDVEANSVTRAGQPIDLTATELKLLTFLAGRRDKVVGKAQILAAVWGYDDYAANLVEVHVSALRRKLETTGPRLLHTIRGSGYILRATPSSESP, from the coding sequence ATGGCGGCGAGGGTCCTGGTGGTCGAGGACGCGGAGGCGATCCGGACCGCGGTCGGGATCGCGCTGGAGGATGCCGGCTACCTGGTCCTGACGCGCCCCGACGGCGAGCTGCTCGAGCGTGATCTCGCCTCGTTCCGCCCGGATCTGGCGTTGCTGGACGTGATGCTGCCCGGCCGCGACGGTTTCGAACTGCTGGAGGTCGTACGGCGACTCTCAAGCGCCGGGATCGTCTTGCTGACCGCCCGGGACGCAGTAGAAGACCGCCTGCACGGCCTACGAACCGGCGCCGATGACTACGTCGTGAAGCCGTTCGTCCTCGCCGAGCTCATCGCCCGCGTCGAGGCCGTGCTCCGCCGCATGGGCCGCCTCCGAACCGTCCTCGAGATCGACGACCTCCAAATCGACGTGGAAGCGAACTCGGTAACCCGCGCCGGCCAACCGATCGACCTGACCGCCACCGAACTAAAGCTGCTGACCTTCCTGGCCGGCCGCCGAGACAAGGTAGTAGGCAAGGCCCAGATCCTCGCCGCCGTCTGGGGCTACGACGACTACGCCGCCAACCTCGTCGAAGTCCACGTCAGCGCCCTCCGCCGCAAACTGGAGACCACCGGCCCCCGCCTCCTCCATACCATCCGAGGCTCCGGCTACATCCTCCGAGCCACCCCTTCAAGCGAATCCCCATGA
- a CDS encoding HAMP domain-containing sensor histidine kinase: MALVVLLVVLPITGLAVKAIFDAQAERNLNTLLNGRAQLAQQLARQNVAPANLVRRIDADGIRVTLTLRTGQQFGAPPVEPTGKIREVRATLQAGQRTRGATLVLTADTSLLDGASRTLRRVLLISGAAALLITALALILGMRLALAPLDAMTSLARSIAAGRRGGRLQPTRTDTELGRTAAAFDEMLDSLEGAERTARGSEQRMRQFVADAAHELRTPVAGLQTAAETLLQLTPDAPSHRREELELLLVRESRRAGTLVADLLELARIDAGLELRRRPVHLRALATTQLDRLRLTAPTLTINFTGPDLSVFADPDRLTQILANLLDNARHATTGHGQIDILVKPAPDLIEIVVQDNGPGVPPQARERIFQRLVHGERSKGSGLGLPIARGFARAHGGDLVCIDRPDGRPGAAFRLTLPAATTPLRP, from the coding sequence ATGGCACTGGTAGTCCTGCTCGTAGTACTCCCCATCACCGGCCTGGCCGTGAAAGCCATCTTCGACGCGCAAGCCGAGCGCAACCTCAACACCCTCCTGAACGGACGCGCACAACTCGCCCAACAACTCGCTCGCCAGAACGTCGCACCAGCCAACCTCGTCCGCAGGATCGACGCCGACGGCATCCGCGTCACCCTCACTCTGCGCACCGGTCAACAATTCGGCGCTCCTCCGGTCGAGCCCACCGGCAAGATCCGCGAAGTCCGCGCCACCCTGCAAGCCGGCCAACGCACCCGCGGCGCGACCCTCGTCCTCACCGCCGACACCTCACTCCTCGACGGCGCCAGCCGCACCCTCCGCCGAGTCCTCCTCATCTCCGGCGCCGCAGCCCTACTCATCACAGCCCTGGCCCTCATCCTCGGCATGCGGCTAGCCCTCGCCCCGCTGGACGCGATGACCTCACTCGCCCGATCGATCGCCGCCGGACGACGAGGCGGCCGCCTGCAACCCACCCGCACCGACACCGAACTCGGCCGAACAGCAGCCGCATTCGACGAGATGCTCGACTCACTCGAAGGCGCCGAACGCACCGCGCGCGGCTCCGAACAGCGAATGCGCCAGTTCGTCGCAGACGCCGCCCACGAGCTCCGTACGCCGGTAGCCGGCCTCCAAACCGCAGCAGAAACCCTGCTCCAGTTGACTCCTGACGCCCCCTCGCACCGCCGCGAGGAACTCGAACTCCTCCTCGTCCGCGAATCCCGCCGAGCCGGCACCCTGGTCGCGGACCTCCTCGAACTCGCCAGAATCGACGCCGGCCTGGAACTCCGCCGCCGCCCGGTCCACCTCCGCGCCCTGGCCACCACCCAACTGGACCGCCTGCGCCTGACCGCCCCCACCCTCACCATCAACTTCACCGGTCCCGACCTCTCGGTCTTTGCCGACCCCGACCGGCTGACCCAGATCCTCGCGAACCTCCTGGACAACGCCCGCCACGCCACCACCGGCCACGGCCAGATCGACATCCTCGTCAAACCCGCTCCCGACCTGATCGAGATAGTGGTCCAGGACAACGGACCCGGCGTCCCACCCCAAGCCAGGGAACGAATCTTCCAGCGCCTGGTCCACGGTGAGCGCAGCAAGGGCTCTGGCCTCGGCCTCCCGATCGCCAGAGGATTCGCCCGCGCCCACGGTGGCGACCTGGTCTGCATCGACCGCCCCGACGGTCGACCAGGTGCGGCCTTCCGTTTGACGTTGCCAGCAGCAACCACCCCGCTCAGACCTTGA
- a CDS encoding DUF1501 domain-containing protein, producing MDNVTRRRFLTMSGVTAAGALAVGATQVSWSDLMTAAVRNPLQSEDSVLVVVTLYGGNDGLNTVVPAGDPAYQKARPELAYQSDEVLDLGDGLGLNPGLRGLKGFWDDKSLAIVRGVGYPDPDRSHFRSMAIWQTASPKTPVPTGWLGRWLDATGADPLHAVSVEPTLPPLLAGATTAAASLPVRGLKLPEGKLGTAFAALGKPSSGEEHWQAQAAKSLQDLQEAVRVLGGAVHDQAETEDEEDDEKTKGASAGGGSQLGAQLELVAGLVEAGVPTRAYSVSLGGFDTHADERGTQQRLLGELDGALAPFVQRMRKSDRGRQVVVLVYSEFGRRVHANGSDGTDHGTAGPLFVVGDKVKGGFFGEQPSLTDLDNGDLKATTDFRDVYGTVLRDVLGADAGQVLDGYDGQVEGLLKV from the coding sequence ATGGACAACGTGACCCGGCGCCGGTTCCTGACGATGAGCGGGGTGACGGCCGCGGGTGCGCTCGCGGTCGGCGCCACCCAGGTGAGCTGGTCCGATCTGATGACTGCCGCAGTTCGGAATCCCTTGCAGAGTGAGGATTCCGTGCTGGTGGTGGTGACGCTGTATGGCGGGAACGACGGCCTGAATACGGTGGTCCCGGCCGGTGATCCGGCGTACCAGAAGGCTCGGCCTGAGCTGGCCTACCAGTCGGACGAGGTGCTGGATCTCGGCGATGGGCTTGGGCTCAACCCGGGACTGAGGGGCCTGAAGGGGTTCTGGGACGACAAGTCGCTCGCGATCGTGCGCGGGGTGGGCTATCCGGATCCGGATCGCAGCCACTTCCGGTCGATGGCGATCTGGCAGACCGCGTCGCCGAAGACGCCCGTGCCGACCGGCTGGCTGGGGCGTTGGCTCGACGCCACCGGCGCGGATCCGCTGCACGCGGTGTCGGTGGAGCCGACGCTGCCGCCGTTGTTAGCAGGGGCGACGACGGCGGCGGCGTCACTACCGGTTCGTGGGCTGAAGTTGCCCGAGGGGAAGCTCGGTACTGCGTTCGCCGCGTTGGGCAAGCCGAGTTCTGGTGAGGAGCATTGGCAGGCGCAGGCGGCGAAATCGCTACAGGACTTGCAGGAAGCGGTTCGGGTGCTTGGTGGTGCCGTGCACGATCAGGCGGAGACCGAGGACGAGGAGGACGACGAGAAGACCAAGGGTGCTTCCGCCGGCGGTGGGTCTCAGTTGGGTGCGCAGTTGGAGTTGGTGGCTGGGCTGGTCGAGGCGGGCGTGCCGACTCGGGCGTACTCCGTGTCGCTGGGTGGGTTCGACACGCATGCTGATGAAAGGGGCACTCAGCAACGGTTGCTGGGTGAGCTGGATGGGGCGTTGGCGCCGTTCGTGCAGCGGATGCGGAAGAGCGATCGGGGCCGGCAGGTCGTCGTACTGGTGTACTCCGAGTTCGGGCGGCGCGTGCATGCGAACGGGAGTGACGGGACGGACCATGGGACGGCCGGGCCGCTCTTCGTCGTCGGCGACAAGGTGAAGGGCGGGTTCTTCGGGGAGCAGCCGAGCCTGACGGATCTGGACAACGGCGATCTGAAGGCGACGACGGACTTCCGCGACGTCTACGGCACGGTACTGCGGGATGTGCTCGGCGCGGATGCCGGGCAGGTGCTCGATGGGTACGACGGGCAGGTCGAGGGATTGCTCAAGGTCTGA
- a CDS encoding DUF1800 domain-containing protein has translation MGEIAERAAVRRLHDRLGFGLGPGDAGAGYDATVGRLLAPYADTGAPPPALTPPAPVEKPAKGEKRDKEAKKAANKARVAQEAKITAWWLDRMVASGGAVGGPAGAATERMTWFWHGHFATSEQKVRSPQLMLAQNQTFRKFARGSFGDLAQALVVDAALIRWLDGNDNREGSPNENLAREFLELFTLGIGHYVETDVFEGARALTGWTIRRTSTQTRFVPGRHDSEPKTMLGKTGNFDAKGFVDLALAKPESAPFVIGRIWFRLVSATPPPAATMDRLVTAYGVRRDVGAVLKAITAEPAFRDSASALVKQPVEWVIGLMRALGIRPAKLDDKTRMKVIAGLRGMGQLPLRPPSVGGWPSGGSWLTTSAGVTRLQLALLLARNAELGQLQKSSARVDGVRALLGVDQWSARTRAALSGVSEPAQLVAVAACAPEYVVSG, from the coding sequence ATGGGTGAGATAGCTGAGCGGGCCGCTGTGCGGCGATTGCATGACCGGCTGGGGTTCGGGCTGGGGCCGGGTGACGCGGGGGCTGGGTATGACGCGACGGTCGGGCGGCTGCTGGCGCCGTACGCCGACACTGGTGCGCCACCGCCCGCGCTGACCCCGCCGGCGCCGGTCGAGAAGCCGGCCAAGGGGGAGAAGCGGGACAAGGAAGCCAAGAAGGCGGCGAACAAGGCGCGGGTTGCCCAAGAGGCGAAGATCACGGCGTGGTGGCTCGATCGGATGGTTGCGAGTGGCGGCGCAGTCGGTGGGCCGGCGGGGGCCGCGACCGAGCGGATGACGTGGTTCTGGCATGGGCACTTCGCGACCAGTGAGCAGAAGGTGCGGAGCCCGCAGTTGATGCTGGCTCAGAACCAGACGTTCCGGAAGTTCGCTCGTGGCAGTTTCGGCGATCTCGCCCAGGCGCTCGTCGTGGATGCGGCGCTGATCCGGTGGCTGGACGGGAACGACAATCGCGAGGGTTCGCCGAACGAGAACCTGGCGCGCGAGTTCCTCGAACTCTTCACGCTCGGGATCGGGCACTACGTCGAGACCGATGTCTTCGAAGGCGCTCGCGCGCTGACCGGGTGGACGATTCGCCGTACGTCGACACAAACGCGATTCGTCCCGGGCAGGCACGATTCGGAGCCGAAGACGATGCTGGGGAAGACCGGGAACTTCGATGCGAAAGGTTTCGTCGACCTGGCGCTTGCCAAGCCCGAGTCGGCTCCGTTCGTGATCGGGCGGATCTGGTTCCGCCTCGTTTCCGCGACGCCGCCGCCGGCCGCGACGATGGATCGTCTCGTGACGGCTTACGGGGTACGCCGGGATGTCGGCGCCGTACTCAAGGCGATCACCGCGGAACCTGCCTTCAGGGACAGCGCTTCGGCGTTGGTGAAGCAGCCGGTGGAATGGGTGATCGGGCTGATGCGGGCGCTCGGAATCCGGCCGGCGAAGCTCGATGACAAGACCCGGATGAAGGTCATCGCGGGGTTGCGGGGGATGGGGCAGTTGCCGTTGCGGCCGCCGAGCGTTGGTGGTTGGCCGTCGGGCGGAAGCTGGTTGACGACTTCGGCCGGTGTGACCCGGTTGCAGCTTGCGCTCTTGCTGGCAAGGAATGCCGAGCTCGGGCAGTTGCAGAAGTCCAGCGCGCGCGTCGACGGAGTACGGGCTCTGCTCGGGGTCGATCAGTGGTCGGCCCGGACTCGAGCTGCGTTGAGTGGTGTGAGCGAACCCGCGCAACTGGTCGCTGTCGCGGCCTGTGCGCCCGAATACGTCGTGAGTGGTTGA
- a CDS encoding MarR family winged helix-turn-helix transcriptional regulator: MGLADDAAEARAQGWRTLAALHARIEDELERALQKQHGLSVSEYSVLDVLARQDDYHLRMNQLSNAVVLSQSATTRLVNRLEDRKLLERYLCPTDRRGIYTEVTQAGRDLLDQAQPTHDAVLTGALDKAAELPELSPLVKALAKLALPAKV; this comes from the coding sequence GTGGGACTAGCGGATGACGCCGCCGAGGCGCGTGCCCAGGGATGGCGGACGCTCGCGGCTCTGCACGCCCGGATCGAGGACGAGCTGGAGCGCGCACTGCAGAAGCAGCACGGGCTCTCGGTGAGTGAGTACAGCGTCCTCGACGTGCTCGCCCGCCAGGACGACTACCACCTGCGAATGAACCAGCTGTCGAACGCGGTGGTGCTCAGCCAGTCCGCGACGACCCGCCTGGTCAACCGCCTGGAAGACCGCAAGCTCCTCGAGCGCTACCTCTGCCCGACCGACCGCCGAGGTATCTACACCGAGGTCACCCAGGCCGGCCGCGACCTTCTCGACCAGGCGCAGCCCACTCACGACGCAGTGCTGACCGGCGCGCTCGACAAGGCCGCGGAACTCCCCGAGCTCTCCCCCCTCGTCAAAGCCCTCGCCAAGCTGGCTCTCCCCGCCAAGGTCTGA
- a CDS encoding MFS transporter — MPAALLALAIGAFGIGTTEFVIMGLLPEVATDFGVSIPSAGLLISGYALGVVVGAPLLTAIGSKISRKTVLIALMGVFIVGNLISALAPSYGVLMTGRIVAALSHGAFFGVGSVVAASLVPKAKQASAIALMFTGLTVANVLGVPGGTALGQHFGWRSTFWAVTVLGVIGLIGIVALIPKQTVTEGPGLRSELAVFRNLQVWLALAMTALGFAGVFASFTYIAPMMTEVAGFATGTVTWLLVLFGAGLVVGNLLGGKAADRSLMPSLYVILALLSAVLVMFVFTAHAQLPSAITIALFGAAGFATVAPLQKRVMDKAKGAPALASAANIAAFNLGNAGGAYLGGLTIEHGLGYTAPNWVGAALAASGLAVALISGLLDRRNRTAAEPTAVLTTV; from the coding sequence ATGCCTGCCGCGTTGCTTGCGCTGGCCATCGGCGCCTTCGGGATCGGCACCACCGAATTCGTCATCATGGGCCTGCTGCCCGAGGTCGCCACCGACTTCGGCGTCAGCATCCCGTCGGCCGGCCTGCTGATCTCCGGCTATGCCCTCGGCGTCGTGGTCGGCGCCCCACTGCTCACCGCGATCGGCTCGAAGATCTCCCGCAAGACGGTGCTGATCGCCTTGATGGGCGTCTTCATCGTCGGCAACCTGATCTCGGCGCTCGCTCCGTCGTACGGCGTACTGATGACCGGCCGGATCGTCGCTGCCCTGTCCCACGGAGCGTTCTTCGGCGTCGGCTCGGTGGTCGCGGCATCGCTGGTGCCGAAGGCGAAGCAGGCCAGCGCGATCGCGTTGATGTTCACCGGCCTGACGGTGGCCAACGTGCTCGGCGTACCGGGTGGCACCGCCCTCGGTCAGCACTTCGGCTGGCGTTCCACCTTCTGGGCCGTCACCGTGCTGGGCGTGATCGGTCTGATCGGCATCGTCGCGCTGATTCCGAAGCAGACCGTGACCGAAGGTCCTGGCCTGCGCAGCGAACTGGCCGTGTTCCGCAACCTGCAGGTCTGGCTCGCGCTGGCGATGACCGCTCTCGGCTTCGCCGGAGTGTTCGCGTCGTTCACCTACATCGCGCCGATGATGACCGAGGTGGCCGGCTTCGCCACCGGCACAGTCACCTGGCTGCTCGTGTTGTTCGGCGCCGGCCTGGTGGTCGGGAACCTGCTCGGCGGCAAGGCGGCCGACCGATCGCTGATGCCGAGTCTCTACGTGATCCTCGCGCTGCTGTCCGCAGTACTGGTGATGTTCGTCTTCACCGCACATGCACAGTTGCCGTCGGCAATCACGATCGCGCTGTTCGGAGCGGCTGGGTTCGCCACCGTGGCACCCCTGCAGAAGCGGGTGATGGACAAGGCGAAGGGCGCTCCGGCGCTCGCGTCCGCCGCGAACATCGCCGCCTTCAACCTAGGCAACGCGGGCGGCGCGTACCTCGGCGGCCTGACCATCGAACACGGCCTCGGCTACACCGCCCCCAACTGGGTCGGCGCCGCACTGGCCGCATCCGGCCTGGCCGTGGCACTCATCTCGGGCCTGCTCGACCGACGCAACCGCACAGCAGCGGAGCCCACCGCAGTACTCACCACTGTCTAA
- a CDS encoding S1 family peptidase — MTGKLKFARAALIAAAVAVASAGAVGTAQARTAPPKTDIVGGSLASTAQAPWAIALNNNHSPVPSGQYCGATLVKANKIVTAAHCVTESRSSYTAIQGRDSLSSTAGKTSKISKIWKDPQYGRVAGHDVAVMTLTTPFTGVATLPLETSRSADAVGAQSTVYGWGDTEQTGPADRFQKVLVPVLGDAYCGDVYASDGYVANGEICAGYKEGGKDSCQGDSGGPLVLNGRLFGVVSWGIGCADAGNPGVYAEVATYATALTTQINN; from the coding sequence ATGACAGGAAAGCTCAAGTTCGCCCGTGCGGCTCTCATCGCGGCTGCGGTCGCCGTGGCGTCGGCCGGCGCGGTCGGTACCGCCCAGGCGCGGACAGCTCCGCCGAAGACCGACATCGTCGGCGGCTCGCTGGCGAGTACCGCGCAGGCGCCCTGGGCGATCGCCCTGAACAACAACCACTCGCCGGTGCCGAGCGGCCAGTACTGCGGTGCCACGCTGGTCAAGGCGAACAAGATCGTCACCGCCGCCCACTGCGTCACCGAGTCGCGCAGCTCCTACACCGCCATCCAGGGCCGTGACAGCCTGTCGAGCACGGCCGGCAAGACCTCGAAGATCTCCAAGATCTGGAAGGACCCTCAGTACGGCCGGGTCGCCGGTCACGACGTCGCGGTGATGACGCTGACCACGCCGTTCACCGGCGTCGCCACTCTGCCGCTGGAGACCAGCCGCTCAGCGGACGCTGTCGGTGCCCAGTCGACCGTTTACGGCTGGGGCGACACCGAGCAGACCGGCCCGGCGGACCGCTTCCAGAAGGTTCTCGTGCCGGTCCTCGGCGACGCGTACTGCGGGGACGTCTACGCGAGCGACGGCTACGTGGCCAACGGCGAGATCTGCGCCGGCTACAAGGAGGGCGGCAAAGACTCCTGCCAGGGCGACTCCGGCGGCCCGCTGGTCCTGAACGGCCGCCTGTTCGGCGTCGTCTCGTGGGGCATCGGCTGCGCGGACGCCGGCAACCCCGGTGTGTACGCCGAGGTCGCGACCTACGCCACTGCGCTGACGACCCAGATCAACAACTAG
- a CDS encoding TetR/AcrR family transcriptional regulator C-terminal domain-containing protein has translation MAREADAKTVLGSVWLRAEPGETRAPLSREDIVEATIEMLDRDGLEKLSMRRLAAELGTAATSALYWRVANKNDLLELVVDTVLGEALVPADDGDWRDRLTVLARAAYDVLGQHAWAPQLLASHAGLGPNYQAYAERVLTILSAAGFKGVHLDAAVSAVFHYVVGAAVTDAALVRDRPAERDD, from the coding sequence ATGGCGCGCGAGGCGGATGCGAAGACGGTGCTCGGGTCCGTGTGGTTGCGCGCGGAGCCTGGCGAGACGCGGGCGCCGCTGAGTCGCGAGGACATCGTCGAGGCCACGATCGAGATGCTCGACCGGGACGGCCTGGAGAAACTCTCGATGCGGCGGCTTGCCGCTGAGCTCGGTACGGCGGCGACGTCGGCCCTCTATTGGCGAGTGGCGAACAAGAACGACCTGCTCGAACTGGTTGTGGACACCGTGCTCGGTGAAGCATTGGTGCCGGCCGACGACGGCGACTGGCGTGATCGGCTGACGGTGCTCGCGCGAGCTGCGTACGACGTACTCGGGCAGCACGCGTGGGCGCCCCAACTGCTCGCGAGTCACGCGGGGCTCGGCCCGAACTACCAGGCGTACGCCGAGCGCGTGCTCACGATCCTGAGCGCGGCTGGGTTCAAAGGTGTCCACTTGGATGCCGCGGTCTCAGCCGTCTTCCACTACGTGGTCGGGGCGGCCGTCACGGACGCGGCCCTGGTCCGCGACCGTCCAGCGGAGCGGGATGACTGA